The Calypte anna isolate BGI_N300 chromosome 20, bCalAnn1_v1.p, whole genome shotgun sequence DNA window GAGATAAGCCAGTCTGCCTTTCTTTTactctttaatttttatgattTATGGTTTACTTTATCCCACGAAAAATGTTAGTCTGCTAGGATAGAGCCTGGATGTCCTGTTCAGTTTTGCAGAGCACTCCAGACCaatacagtttctttttttataacaCTTGTTCAGTTCTCAGTTTTGTTACCACTCTCCAAATCTCTTCCTATGCCAGATAAACAGGTGAGACAAATTACTGGAGCACTATTAAGCTTTCAACACTTTGCAGACAGCCAACGAGCTCAAAATAGAATTCTTATTTCAGCCACAGAAGAGCTTGAAGTACGATTCAGCTATTTAGGATgagtcaaatattttttcaggttGCACAGGGGTTAGCCATAGCTTGACACCTTCTTGAGATGTGCTGAGCAGTCCTGTACAACCTGAAGTTTGGTCAGTGTGTGAGACCTCTAGCACATAAATGTGGACACTTTCTTGTTGTATATTGCTATTATGGATCAGTCTTTCTAGTTCAGGGTTACAGCTGATACCAACAAAGATTTATGAGTGTTAATCCCCAAGAAAATATTGGAAGGAAACTTTTTTATGGTAAACTCCTTAGTTGAAGGTGAGAGCAGAATGAAAGGGGAAGGCTATCCCTATTGATATGTAGCACATCTCTTACTGTTTAGCCAATATTGCTGAAAAATAAGGTAGtaaaaaggaggagagggacGAATGGTCCTGTAGTTCATACCAGGCAGGAAGAAAACCTCATATGAAATTTGAAAAGCTTGAATAGGAACTCTGCTGAACCAATACTCCAGAGCTAACAGTGTTActaatttgggttttttaattgttcccTTCCTTTCAATGCaccctctttttatttttttttaatcaggacCATAGCTCCCCCTATCTATGCTAATTACTCTTGCACAGTTCCCAGGTATCTCATAAATTACCTGTGTAAATTTCAGACTATTTAGAATGATTTCCTTTGTAGGATCAGGTCTTTCTTTATAGTACCACTCAGTAACATATTTCGTTTCATTATTCATCATGTATGTGGCAATAGTAGCATGATAAACACCTGTGGAATTTCCTGAGTAAGGTGATGTGTTTTGTTTACATAATATGCTGCAGATTCCATCTTTCTTATTATACTAATCTATTTAATATTAAACTAATATTAAATTATTCCAGTGGaaggaagcaaaaccagaagaactCATGGATTCGAAACTTAGGTGTGTGTTTGAGCTACCAGCAGAAAACGATAAGCCTGTGAGTATTTTCAGATGCATATTGAGTGTTTTTAACTTAAAACCACAGCAAATCATGCAAAATGGCACGTTTATACAGACAGCCATATAATCAATAGACAGAACTCTGTGTTTCGCTGGCTGGATGGCATCACCCTTTGAAAACACAAGCTATTTATAATCTTAGTGATGCTTAATGTAACTAACAATTATTTGAACAACAGTGTCAGTGCAGCACAAGCACAAAAAATCTTTGAGTTGATCTGCTTTTATTTAGTGAAAGATCACAggataaaaaaattttttaaaaagtttgaaaGCTGCTGATGGATGGTGATAAAGCTTGAGTTTATACTAAAGCAATTGTAACAGTCACCAATATAAATTTGCCTGTCCAGTGTTCCCCTTTGCTTCCTTGATACGACACTGATTTTAGCCAATAAATTGGTAGAAAACTGATTAGGGGTTATGAGCAATTAGTAGCTATAATATTGCAGAGTTCTTTTCTGTTAAGGTAATGAACTCATTAATTTCTAGTGGAACTATGTGGTGTCAAATGTAGAACTGCTAATGAATTCAGCAGATTGAAAGCTGTCGCCTGGCGTGCAGGTACTGAAGGCACAATTGTTCTACCTTGCACTGGACTGCTTGTAGTTACCATTAAGTGTTGTTCTAATGTACTATACTGCTACTACTACTCTTTGTAGTCTCACTGTGGCTGCTCCACCTGCTCCAGACAgcaaacatttcctttaaaagcagGTGCTTATGTTAGAGGCCAGGATACTTCCCTGTCTTAGTGGTGTGAtgagaggaatgaaaaaatCTGAATCAGAAGAGACTTTGAGCAAATACACTCCCATTCATATTGTGGAAAAGGATATTTCCTTTCCTATTTGTGCAGAGACTTAAAACTTGAGGTTATTCTGTCTGCACTTACTGCTGCTGATCTGGTGTTTTCTGTGGAACAGAAAGGGGCAATTAGGTGTATGTTGTATAAACAAATGTTGTTTATGTCTTTTGATACAGGCATGTTTCAGGTGTGCACAGACAATTTTACCTGTGTCTCATCCTAAATACCAGATGTGTGTGGTGTGGTGTTAATAACTAACCAAAAATCACTCTATCCTTTTTTAACAGCATGacatagaaataaataaaattgtatcCACAACTGCAACAAAGACAGATTCCTCTGTTATGTCTAAATCAATAAGTTCTTCTTTGGATGACACTGAAGTTAAGAAAGTAATGGAAGACTATAAGAGGCTTCAAGTAGAAGTTCAGAGGTTACGAGAGGAGAATAAACAGTTTAAGGTAAAGATTCTTCTTCTTTTACAGATTGacctttcctgaaaaagaagcCTTTCAGGTTTGGTTACCTGACCTTGGCACCGTATTTTAATGCTGTCTATAAAATAACAGATAATTTAGATTTCTTTctagaaaaactgagaaaaagtgGTGAAGTCAATGCTGTCTTTGAAAAGAGCATGCTGTCAGAGAAATTGATTGGATAGCAACCTGAAGTAatgaattctcttttttttcatttcccacCTAATTTTCTGAGTCTAAATTAAGCATTCAGTGTTGAATTTGGCCATTTTCTCAGTCTGATGAGAGCTTGAGGGCAGTATTGTGCAAATACTGACTGTTTTAGTAATAGCACCTGTAATATTATAATATGCAGGTGAAATAACCAAAGTGAGACAGATTTAATAGGAAACATGCTTCCTGTCATATCCAGCACATCTCTGTGAAATCAGATTAATGAGTAGTCTTTATCACTGTGCTGAAAAACAGTTTACAGTAATGCTGCTTGTTGTAAATGTCTAGTTTCATAAATAATGGCACCAGTGGTAATTTGGAATTTGTGACTGTTGGAGCCCAATAAAAGCAACTCTGTTCCATCAGCTGAGGCTTCTTGGCTGGCTGATGcatgaagaaattaataaacATTTGTAAACCAGTTTAATTTTACACATAGAAATAATATATGCATATATCTAAGACATGACCTTGTGTTCTTGTTTTGCCAGCATCTCACAATACTCTAAGTACtctatgatttattttattttattggaaatTAGTCTTGAGTAAACACTCTACAGGAGATAGCTAGAATTGAGCTGATATCTCACAGTGACATCTTAAAGCAGTGAGCTGTTTGTTCCCTTTATGCAGTGTTAGAAAAATCTGTCACACATCAGAAAGCAATGTTAAATTACTGCCAGCCACCAGGTGCTGTCAGTGTCACCAGACAGTGCTAGAGTCACTGTCAGAAGGaagtgtaaatattttaaatgaaaatgtgttgTTACTAGCTGTAAAATTACTACATAGATAAACAACATTTTATTGCTTAGAAAAGTCAGTTGTCCCCATCCAGACTTACTGCAGTAGTGAGGTATCAGGTGATCTGTgacatttaataaataattttttttttaacatgaggTGCCCCTTTAAATTCAGAAGTGAGAAACATTGATATACTGAgccttttaaatttcatttatttgacaATTTTTAAGGCTGTGGTAACttttattacaattttatttcttgagtATTTTCAAATCATAGACTGGAGCCTTTTGTTTCAGTATCTTACACTTTCACAGGATAATACAGGATCACATAAAGTCTAACACTGCTTCAGCTGTATACAAATTAGGTCACAGAGGACTCACTCTCCTAAGTGCTCTGTTTGTGGAATGGAGTGTGCTaacacacagccctgctgcacaGCAGTTTAGACCAAGATCAGGGCCACGTCTCCACTTGAAACAATAGTATCTGATGTTATGATGTTTTGTCTGTTGTCTCATACATTTTTAAACCAAGAGAGCTGTCAAACTCATACCAGAAAAATAGCCTAATTATTGCCATCAGTTTCATGTCAAAATGTCAGTTTTAATATGATGAGGGAAATGGATTTCCCTTCAAATGCTGGTAAAATGTGCCTGTGACATTTAACTAAGAATGATGAGTATAATTGCTTTAAAGTTGCATATTTATCACAACCTATTTTAGTTGTATTGAAAAGCAGTCTCTCCCCAACATTACTATATGTGCTTactgaacaagaaaaaagcatctTCATGCCATTCCCTCcaccattttttaaagttccaGAGCTGTGTCCTGGCTTAGGACAAGTATTCTTGCAAGCTTCCTCATTGCTTCCCCTGTTGCCTCAGTCAGCAGGAGAAAACTTCCAGGAgcttgtggtttgttttctctgttggtCAAGTAGATACAGAATTTCTCTCCTACCCTTTCATTCTCAGGACAGTCCAGGAAATATAGCTCTAAATTATCTGTAAATCAGCTTTTGCCTATTGTTGTGTGCCCACCTAAAATAAACATGACGGGTGAatatttacagctttttttttcagcagaagtaATCAATATCTCTTCCTTTAGGAAGAAGATGGACTGCGGATGAGGAAGGCACCCCAGACAAACAACCCAAtatctgcttctgcagcagtTGTCAAGGATGAAGGGTTCAGCTCCAGACTACTTGCtttggtggttttgttctttgtctttGGTGTAATTATAGGAAAAATAGCCTTGTAGAGGCAGCATGCTGGAAATTTGTTAATTGGTTTGATGGTTCTGCCATATCATTGGATTAAATTTATTCAtaacaatgtttaaaaaaaattaatgtatgaCATCTCACAGGTCTTGCCTTTAAATTACCCCTGCACAAATACTCTGTAACATAATCTAGAAAGTTTAAAATGTACAATGATTGAAAGAGAATATGCTTCAGTGAtgaagagggggagaaaatcATGATTTAACACTACAATGGAATATTGTATATGTCATTTTAAACATTCTTAGACCCTGGTACATGTTGCTGGAttacctctttttaaaaaaaaattaaaaaaaaaaaaaaaaaaaaaaaggagaaaaaagaattaaaaaaaggaaaagtagaaCATATTGCTCCACTGCTGGAGCTGGCCCTACTGGATGTTTGGAGCTGGGTTAGGCAGGAGGTGTTGATAACTTCTGTAAAATATGTTAATCCACCATTCTGCTCATAAATTTAACAGTTTCTGTCAGTGTCTTCAACTCTGTGCAAGTTACCAATTTCTTGGCACTTAAATGAATAGTGAGAAGCTGAAAAGAATTGTATGTGGCAAAGCTGAATGTGCTAAGGCATCATGAAGAGGCGTCTGTTGGCTGGTGTGGCGCTCACTTGGAATAAAGGTCAATGCCTTGTTCTCACAAAGGGACCAAGCTACATTGCTGTTGGTTCATTTAGTTGAATTAAAATGTTATTCAGAGATGTTTAATGCATATTTAActtatttaatgtatttcatcTCATGTTTCCTTATTGTTACAGAATTGACTAATACTATATGGTATGAAAAGGCACCTGTTTAAAGCCAGTGACTAGAACTAAAAATTTGCTGCTGTAGTGATGCAAGATTCTTCTGCCTCCTGGTGTTTTGGGCACTACACAATTGTTGGGAGTTTTGATCATCTGAGCATTGGAGAAACAGTGGTCAGGAAACTGTTTTTGTATGTAAATAAGTCTAtctaggagaaaaaatattagtaGTAAACTAGTCCTATGCCGTAAAAGACCAATCCTGTTTGACTATGTAgcatcttaaaaagaaaaaaaaaaagaaaaaaaaaaaaagaagaaaaattaaataaagccCCCAAATTAATGTTCTTTGTTACTTTGTCATGTTGTCACAGTTCTAGAGGTGGGGAGGAAACAATATTCTCTGTCAACTTAGTTTATTATTGGCATAAGGAAACTTGCAGCCtcttttcaggatgattttttttttttccagcctaattttaaaatcaattcaAACAACACCATCATGAGCTTGATAACCATAATTGTTGTTCAAAGtaaccatgctgactgctgaGGTACAAGGtaatttcccatttttcagTCTAGTTGGATTCAGTAGTTAACATGCTTGGTAGCACGTTGAAAATAAGATTGAGTTAGTTTTGTTTCTAAGCATACTTACAATACAAAGTACATAAAGTCAAGTTGCTTTACCATATTGGACTTCAGTAGATGAAATAGCTTTTGAAGCAGGTAAATTCCCATGTATTCTTTGATGGTTAGTCCAAAAACCATGTCTGACCACAGTTTTCGTAGCACCTTTCAGGATTAAGACACATCTTTTAAAAGCCACTTCTTTCATTCCTTTATTACTCCTGTGATTTCTTGAAGAAACTGTTTGCACTGCATCCTGTCTGCTGCACTCCTTGACCTTTATATTTGTTACACTTCTGTCCCCAGAGCTTCCTGCTTTGAAAGTGCaaataagtaaaattttctGTGAGGCTTAATAAgaaaataggaggaaaaaatctTAATCAGTGTGTTCAGCCTACAAACACAGCTGTGGAAGTACTTCTGGAAGATTCAACAGAAATGAGAGATACATCtttaggattttaaaatgctggtgCCTTGTCTGCTCAGGAGGGAAGTGACAAAGCTGTTAAGGTATGGCTGTAAAGGGCAGAGAGGATGGGAGATGAGCTG harbors:
- the VAPB gene encoding vesicle-associated membrane protein-associated protein B/C; translated protein: MAKAEQVLSLEPQHELKFKGPFTDVVTTNLKLGNPTDRNVCFKVKTTAPRRYCVRPNSGIIDAGTSINVSVMLQPFDYDPNEKSKHKFMVQSMFAPADTSDMEAVWKEAKPEELMDSKLRCVFELPAENDKPHDIEINKIVSTTATKTDSSVMSKSISSSLDDTEVKKVMEDYKRLQVEVQRLREENKQFKEEDGLRMRKAPQTNNPISASAAVVKDEGFSSRLLALVVLFFVFGVIIGKIAL